The DNA window CATACCCGCGACTGCGGCGCCGTTCGCGCCTGGCGGTGCGGGTTTTATTTCAGCGTCAGCTTCAAGGCCGGCTTCTCGCCGTAATCCTCATACCGCTCGTTGATGCCGGCCACGCAGTACGTCACCTCTTCCAGGATATCCGGCGCGGCGGTTTTCAGCGCCGCGGCGTCCTTGATGACGATCTCCAGCACCTCGTTGGGCTTGAGGCGGAATTTGCTCATGCCGTCGTCGTCGCGCAGATAGCTCAGGCAATCGACCCACGCGTCCATCGTCGCGCCATACGTGTCGGGAAAGCCCATCGCCGCCTTGCAGGCCGCGTGGAAGCTGCCCATGTCGGTGATCGCCGCGCCGTTCAATTCTGCGGTTGCCATTATTTTTGCTCTTTCTTCGGGTCGGTGACAAAACCCAGTTTCGTTAATCCATTGGTCTGCGCCGCCGCCATCACCTGCGCCACCACTTCATAGCGGGTGTCCTTGTCGGCGCGCAGTTGCAGCTCCGGCTGCGGGTCCTGCTTGGCCGCTTCGACCAGGCGCGCCTCCAGCGCCTCCCGTTCGAGCGGCTCGTTGTTCCAGAAAATCTTGCCCTTGCCGTCGATGGCCAGGGTGACAGTGGCCGCCTCGGCCTGCTGCTGGCTGGTGGGCGCCTGCGCCTTCGGCAGGTCGAGCTTAACCGCGCTGGTGAACATCGGCGCGCCCAGGATGAAAATCACCAGCAGCACCAGCATCACGTCAACCATCGGCGTAACGTTGATGTCGGCCATCGGGCCCGGCTGGCGGTGGTGGTTGAATGCGCCAAAGCTCATGCTTGCTCCCGAGTCAGATTGAGAGTGGGTACTTACTTGCGCGACTATTTGCCGGCGCGCGCGCCGGTCGTCAGATAGGCGTGCAGGTCGTGCGCGAACGCGTCCAGTTCCGCCAGGGTCAGGCGGTTGACGCGGTTGAAGGCGTTAAACGCCAGCACCGCCGGAATCGCCACCGTCAGGCCGATGGCGGTCATGACGAGCGCCTCGCCGACCGGGCCGGCCACTTTGTCGATTTGCACGGTGCCGCTGGCCGAGACATTGGCCAGCGCGTGGTAAATGCCCCAGACGGTGCCCAGCAGGCCGACGAACGGCGCGGTCGCGCCGATCGACGCCAGCACGGTCAGGCCGCCTTCGAGACGGTTGGTCGAACGCTGGATCGCCACCCGCAGCACGCGC is part of the Oxalobacteraceae bacterium OTU3CAMAD1 genome and encodes:
- a CDS encoding barstar family protein is translated as MATAELNGAAITDMGSFHAACKAAMGFPDTYGATMDAWVDCLSYLRDDDGMSKFRLKPNEVLEIVIKDAAALKTAAPDILEEVTYCVAGINERYEDYGEKPALKLTLK
- a CDS encoding biopolymer transporter ExbD, with the protein product MSFGAFNHHRQPGPMADINVTPMVDVMLVLLVIFILGAPMFTSAVKLDLPKAQAPTSQQQAEAATVTLAIDGKGKIFWNNEPLEREALEARLVEAAKQDPQPELQLRADKDTRYEVVAQVMAAAQTNGLTKLGFVTDPKKEQK
- a CDS encoding MotA/TolQ/ExbB proton channel family protein, which produces MTPAVANQFTLAHYWEQGDGISHAVAFVLLAMSLVSWFFILSKAFAAWRVRRSSPAVQAFWEAPTMGDGVAALELADPEKIYLPLAQQGAAHIKVAERQSLGGEMDRAAQVTRVLRVAIQRSTNRLEGGLTVLASIGATAPFVGLLGTVWGIYHALANVSASGTVQIDKVAGPVGEALVMTAIGLTVAIPAVLAFNAFNRVNRLTLAELDAFAHDLHAYLTTGARAGK